The DNA segment GGGGGTGTCTGTTGGGGTGTCCGTCTGTCCGGCTGTGTCACTGCCTGTCCGTCAGATGGGGGTGTCTGTTGGGGTGTCCGTCTGTCCGGCTGTGTCACTGTCTGTCCGTCAGATGGGGGTGTCTGTTGGGGTGTCCGTCTGTCCGGCTGTGTCACTGTCTGTCCATTGCAGGGGGGTGTCTGTCTGTCCAGCCGAGGGTCCTTCGGGGTGTCCATCTGTCTGTCTTGGggcttcccccccgccccgagctggctggctggctgttgGGGTGTCTGCCTGTCCTTCCAGATGTCAGCCTAGCTGTCAGGGTGCCTGTCTGTCTGTAGGGGTGTCCGTCTGTCCTTCTGAGTGTCCCGCTCTATGTCAGGGTGCAACTGGCCATTGGGGCGTTTGTCTTCCTGGAGGTCCATTTATTGGGGTGTCCCCCTACCCATAGGGGCATCTGTTTGTGCATAGGGGTGTCTGTCCATCCTCCTGGGTGTCCATCTGTCCATTGGGGTGTTCGTCTCCCTGTCAGGGTTGTCCATCTGTCCTTCCGGGTGTCTGTTGgagtgtctgtctgtctgttggAATGTTCATTTCCATCAGGGTGTCCATCTGTCCTTCTGGGTGTCTGCTGGGGTGTCCATCTGTCCTTCTGGGTGTCCATTGGGGCATCATCAGGGTGTCCATCTGTCCTGGATGGTTGCCGGGGCATCCGTCTGTCCTTCTGGGTGTTGGTCTGTCCATTGGGGTGTCTGCTTCTCCTTCTGGGTGTCTGTTGGGGTGTCTCTCTGTCCCTCTCAGTGTCTGTTGGGGCATCCATCTCCCTGTTGGTCTTTGACCTCCTGGCTCTCCGTGCCTTGTGCTGTCCATCTCACAGTGTCCCTCCACCCACAGGTCTGTGGTATCCACCCACCTCCGCTATCACCACCTCCCTGGCGCCATGTACACCGCGCTCCCCAAAAGGTACCACTCCCTCGccccctgaccccccccccgccccccccagctcacgccccccctcaccccacagCGGTTCCCCCTTCGGCTCCGACGCCACCCGCCCAGGGCTGCACATCTGGCGGGTGGAGAAGCTGCGGCCGGTGGAGGTCCCCAAAGCAACATGGGGCACCTTCTTCTCGGGGGACGCCTACCTGGTGCTGCACAACGGGCCGGACGAGCGAGCCCACCTCCACCTCTGGATGGGTGAGCCctggtggggtgaggggaggggggcaggggtgggagcagggggctCAGTGCTGGCCGCTGCCACAGGCCGGGACTCCTCGCGGGACGAGCAGGGCGCCTGTGCcctcctctccacccagctGAACGCGCTGCTGGGTGAGCGCCCCGTGACGCACCGCGAGGTGCAGGGCAACGAGTCCGACGTCTTCATGGAGTACTTCCCGCGTGGCATCACCTATCAGGTACGGGTGCTGGGCCTCCCCAGTGGAGGCTCGGGGTGCCcccagtgctcagcaccccGCTGAGCCCTCAGCATCCCAGCCAGGCTCTTGGCATCCCACTGAGTACTCAGCACCCTCCCCACCTTGCTTATTCCCCACTGAGCATGTGAGACCCTCTGTGGGTGCCGGGCATCCCCAGTAGGCACTCAGCCTCCATGCTGGGTGCTCAGCATCCCTGATGGGTGTTCAGCATCCTTGCTGGTTGTTCAACAGCTCTACTGTGTGCTCAGCATCACCTCTGGGTGCTCAGTATCTCTGCTGGGTGCTCAGCCTGCCTGGTGGGTGCTCAGCATCACCTCTGGGTGCTCAGTATCCATCCCCAGTGCTTGTCTTCCCCATTGGGTGCTGGACACCGTGccaggtgctcagcacccccGTGCCAGCAGGAGGGAGGTGTGGACTCAGCGTTCAAGCCCACCCGCCCCAGCGCTGGTGCCGGCCGCGTGTGCAAACTCTACCAGGTGAAGGGCAAGAAGAACATTCGGGCAAGCGAGCAGGACCTGAGCTGGGCCAGCTTCAACACCGGCGACTGCTTCATCCTCGATCTGGGCGAGGTGGGCAGGGGTGGCCCTGTCACTGCTGTCCCTCCCTCTGTCCCCCAGACACTTCTCACCTGGTGCAGGGCGAAGTGCAACGTGTCCTTTGTGGTGTCCATCTGCCCTCTGGGGTGTCCACCAGCTCCTTCGGGTGTCCCTCTGCACTATCCATCTGTAGGGCTGGCTGTTTGTCCTTCTGGGTGTCCATCTGTTGGGGTGTCCGTCTGTCTGTCAAAGCCTCCGTCCATCCATAGGGATGGCTGCCGGGTTTTCTGGGTGTCTGTCGGCAGGGCTGGCTGTTTGTCCTTCTGAGTGTCAGGCTGCTGGGTTGCTCCTCTGTCCTTCCAGGTGGCCACCTGTTTATCCACAGGGGCGTCTGTCCCTGGAGACATCTGCCTCTTGGGGTGCCCATCAATCAATTTGGGGTGTTCCCCCTATCTATAGGTGTGTTTGATTGTTGGAGTATCTGCCTGTCCCTCCGGGTGTCCATTCATCCATTGGGGCAGCCATTTATCCGTCTGGGTGTCTCGTCTGTCTGTCTGGGTGTCCGTCTGTTGCGGTGTCCATGCGCCTGTTGGGGCATCTCCCTGGGCCACCTTCAACGCCAGTGACTCCTTCATCCTCAGCCCGGGTGAGGTGGGTTGCGGGCCACCACAGGATGGCTTCATCACCATTGTCCCTCTCCTTGTCCCCAGACCCTCTTTGTCTGGTGCGGGGCCAGGTGCAACATCCTGGAGCGCAGCAAGGCGCAGGAGCTGGCCATGGCCATCCGGGATGGTGAGCGCAGTGGCAAGGCTCGCCTGGAGATCGTGGTGGATGGCGAGGAGCCACCTGAGATGCTCCAGGTGTGTTGGGGCCCGGACATCTCCGCCGGGAGGAGAAGGGGACCCGAGTGACCCTGGGGTGGCTCCGTGATACCCCATCTCTTCACCTGCAGGTGCTGGGCCCCAAGCCCACCTTGCAGGagggcagccctgaggaggacgTTGTGGCCGACCAAAGAAACGCGGGGGCAGCTGTCCTCTACAAGGCAAGGCCATTGTGGGGCACCATGGTGGCACCAGGGCTGGACATAGCTGAGTATCACCATGGCGGTCACGGGGCGTGGCCAGGGGACATCAGGGTGGCCTTGTTGCTGGGCAAGGCTGCGGGATCCTGTGGTAGCCCCAGTGGGGGACATGGAGCTGGATATGGCTCGGGACACTGTGGTGGCCCCAGGGATTATATGGGGCTGGGCACGGCTGGGGGACACTACGGTGGCCCTAGGAAAGCCACACGGAGCTAGGCATGGCCAGGGGACAGCACGGTGGCCTCAGGGGGTATAGGGGGCTGTGCATGGCCAGGGGACACTGTGGTGGCCCTGTGGCAGGGCACAGATGGGGAATGCTGCAGTGGCCGTGTGGGAGGAcgcagggctgggcaca comes from the Falco naumanni isolate bFalNau1 chromosome 19, bFalNau1.pat, whole genome shotgun sequence genome and includes:
- the CAPG gene encoding macrophage-capping protein, which codes for MYTALPKSGSPFGSDATRPGLHIWRVEKLRPVEVPKATWGTFFSGDAYLVLHNGPDERAHLHLWMGRDSSRDEQGACALLSTQLNALLGERPVTHREVQGNESDVFMEYFPRGITYQEGGVDSAFKPTRPSAGAGRVCKLYQVKGKKNIRASEQDLSWASFNTGDCFILDLGETLFVWCGARCNILERSKAQELAMAIRDGERSGKARLEIVVDGEEPPEMLQVLGPKPTLQEGSPEEDVVADQRNAGAAVLYKVSDMTGRMDLSQVAASSPFSQSLLCSDDCFVLDDSAGRKVYVWKGRKANEQERQAALKVAEEVITRMGHSPRTQVEILPQGHETPLFKQFFTSWK